In a genomic window of Nitrospirota bacterium:
- a CDS encoding thioredoxin domain-containing protein, whose amino-acid sequence MRSEHASGRTLVRPDGFRRPSPPMDGSQPEAIELPRVSDENFEEFHEAPAAAVFFKIANCHGCEEYEPAIQATVRSFSPKVKFGRALMHVPGSREIKKRYEFESYPTTHLYKRGKLVFSASEPLSVDALANAIREHLIG is encoded by the coding sequence TTGCGATCCGAACACGCGTCGGGGCGCACGCTGGTGCGCCCCGACGGTTTTCGGCGCCCTTCTCCGCCCATGGACGGCTCACAGCCCGAAGCGATCGAACTGCCGCGGGTCAGCGACGAGAACTTCGAAGAATTCCACGAAGCGCCCGCCGCGGCCGTGTTTTTCAAAATCGCCAACTGCCACGGCTGTGAGGAATACGAGCCCGCCATCCAGGCGACGGTTCGATCGTTCTCGCCAAAGGTCAAGTTCGGGAGAGCCCTGATGCACGTGCCGGGCTCTCGCGAGATCAAAAAACGCTACGAGTTCGAGAGCTACCCGACCACGCATTTGTACAAACGGGGAAAGCTGGTGTTCTCGGCGTCCGAACCGCTGTCTGTCGACGCCCTCGCGAACGCCATCAGAGAGCATTTGATCGGGTAG
- a CDS encoding peroxiredoxin — protein MAAEIQVGATAPDFALKDQDQKEVKLGDFKGKKNVVLAFYPLDWSPVCTKENKCLTDDFPKFSSADTEVLGVSIDSVYSHKAWADSLGLKHRLLSDMGGNVAKKYGMYLEDKYITKRATVVIDKNGVVRFVKVQEILTPRDDQEILNAIKTLK, from the coding sequence ATGGCAGCGGAAATTCAAGTGGGGGCGACGGCTCCGGACTTCGCGCTGAAAGATCAGGATCAGAAGGAAGTGAAACTAGGCGACTTCAAGGGCAAGAAGAACGTGGTGCTGGCGTTCTATCCGCTCGATTGGAGCCCGGTCTGCACCAAGGAGAACAAGTGTTTGACCGACGACTTCCCGAAGTTTTCGTCGGCCGACACGGAGGTGCTGGGCGTCAGCATCGACAGCGTCTACTCCCACAAAGCGTGGGCGGACTCCCTGGGACTCAAACACCGCTTGCTCTCCGACATGGGCGGCAACGTCGCGAAAAAGTACGGCATGTACTTAGAAGACAAATACATCACGAAGCGCGCCACCGTAGTGATCGACAAGAACGGGGTCGTGCGGTTCGTGAAGGTGCAAGAAATCCTGACGCCGCGCGATGATCAGGAGATTCTGAACGCCATCAAGACCTTGAAGTAA
- a CDS encoding DUF3105 domain-containing protein, with product MQRRLVGIMMASALLMMGSLVAGHTQAAEAPKTAATPQKPDGKPGRAVETLGNEHVASPSTPHVPYNTAPPTSGPHLQWVAKWGVHKAPIVRELQVHNLEDGGVIVQYKCDQPCPDLVAKLEALAARYRDKAEADRASMPRPATPDRPLRSKYDHLIVAPYPDMQHQIALTAWGRIDSFDGYDEDRIVRFIEAFIGIDHHPAHEKAPAAQKP from the coding sequence ATGCAGAGACGGCTGGTGGGCATCATGATGGCTTCGGCACTGCTGATGATGGGAAGCCTGGTCGCGGGGCATACCCAGGCCGCCGAAGCGCCCAAGACCGCGGCCACCCCGCAGAAGCCGGACGGCAAACCCGGTCGCGCCGTCGAGACGCTGGGCAACGAGCACGTCGCGTCGCCCAGCACACCGCACGTCCCGTACAACACCGCCCCGCCGACGTCCGGACCGCACCTCCAGTGGGTCGCCAAGTGGGGCGTGCACAAAGCCCCCATCGTGAGAGAACTCCAGGTCCACAATCTGGAGGACGGTGGCGTGATCGTGCAGTACAAGTGCGATCAACCTTGCCCCGACCTCGTGGCCAAACTGGAAGCCCTGGCCGCCCGGTACCGCGACAAAGCCGAGGCGGATCGCGCGTCCATGCCGCGGCCCGCGACTCCTGATCGCCCGCTCCGCAGTAAATACGACCATTTGATCGTAGCGCCGTACCCCGACATGCAGCACCAGATCGCGTTGACCGCGTGGGGCCGGATCGACTCCTTTGACGGATACGACGAGGACCGGATCGTCCGGTTCATCGAAGCCTTTATCGGAATCGACCACCACCCCGCGCACGAAAAGGCTCCCGCAGCACAGAAACCGTGA
- the lnt gene encoding apolipoprotein N-acyltransferase — protein sequence MTAALSWRQIAAAASSGLLLTLSFPRPQLALAAWFALVPLLLAIATASRRGAFLLGWIAGATFFTGSLRWLVYTMVHYGHLPEWLGYPLLLLLAAYLAVYVGLFALTALILANQRTWIRLVALPAAWTAVELTRTYLFTGLPWGALGYSQAGTLPVIQIAEFTGVYGVSYLIVFVNTALAVALAAMRPTGEMPMPIPVASFVPMQGPPVSLRGVAGPLGLAVLALLAVLVYGHWRLDQIAGAMAETTPVTVAVVQGNIDQDRKWDPAFRRETIDRYQALTREQADQPLDLIVWPEAAMPFFFERDVAHREELIEFVVREGTPLLFGSPAVESAVGEQPRLYNSAYVVTANGGIAGRYDKLHLVPFGEYVPLERLLFFVNKMVDGIGEFVPGENATVFRLDRFRLGVMICFEVVFPELTRAAVRNGATLMAAITNDAWFGRSAAPYQHLDMVVFRAVENRVPFARAANTGISGFIDATGRLVTTSDLFVPATRVATLVPRMEKTWYTRYGDLFAWFCAVFVLAVLARAAREARREACRGKPS from the coding sequence GTGACGGCCGCGTTATCGTGGCGGCAGATCGCGGCCGCGGCGAGTTCCGGTCTCCTGCTCACCCTCAGTTTTCCCCGCCCGCAACTCGCGCTCGCCGCGTGGTTCGCGCTGGTGCCGCTGCTGTTGGCGATCGCGACGGCCTCGCGCCGCGGCGCCTTCCTCCTCGGGTGGATCGCGGGAGCCACGTTCTTCACCGGGTCGTTGCGGTGGCTCGTCTACACCATGGTGCACTACGGCCACCTGCCGGAATGGCTCGGTTACCCCCTGCTGCTGTTGTTGGCCGCCTATCTCGCGGTCTACGTGGGGCTGTTTGCGTTGACCGCGCTGATTCTGGCGAACCAACGGACGTGGATACGTTTGGTCGCGCTCCCCGCGGCGTGGACCGCGGTCGAACTGACGCGCACGTACCTGTTCACGGGACTCCCGTGGGGCGCGCTCGGCTACTCGCAGGCCGGCACCCTGCCGGTGATCCAGATCGCGGAGTTCACCGGGGTGTACGGCGTCTCGTACCTGATTGTGTTCGTCAACACCGCGCTGGCCGTGGCGCTGGCAGCGATGCGTCCCACCGGGGAGATGCCGATGCCGATCCCGGTGGCGTCGTTTGTCCCCATGCAGGGCCCGCCCGTGTCTCTGCGCGGGGTAGCCGGACCGCTGGGCCTCGCCGTGCTGGCGCTTCTGGCCGTGCTGGTATACGGTCACTGGCGCCTCGATCAGATTGCCGGGGCCATGGCGGAAACCACCCCCGTCACCGTCGCCGTGGTGCAGGGCAACATCGATCAGGACCGCAAGTGGGACCCGGCGTTTCGGCGAGAGACGATCGACCGGTACCAGGCCCTCACCCGCGAACAGGCGGATCAGCCGCTGGACTTGATCGTGTGGCCCGAGGCCGCGATGCCGTTCTTCTTCGAGCGGGATGTCGCGCACCGGGAGGAGTTGATCGAATTCGTGGTCAGAGAAGGCACGCCATTGCTCTTCGGCAGCCCGGCGGTCGAGTCAGCGGTCGGCGAACAGCCGCGGCTGTACAACAGCGCGTACGTGGTCACCGCGAACGGTGGGATTGCGGGCCGCTACGACAAGCTGCATCTGGTGCCCTTCGGCGAGTACGTGCCGCTCGAACGCCTGCTGTTTTTTGTGAACAAGATGGTCGACGGCATCGGAGAGTTCGTCCCCGGAGAGAACGCCACCGTGTTTAGGCTCGACCGATTCCGGCTCGGCGTGATGATCTGTTTCGAGGTCGTGTTCCCGGAATTGACGCGGGCCGCGGTCCGGAACGGAGCCACGCTGATGGCCGCCATCACCAACGATGCCTGGTTCGGCCGCTCCGCCGCCCCCTACCAGCACCTCGACATGGTGGTGTTCCGCGCGGTCGAGAACCGGGTCCCCTTTGCGCGCGCCGCCAACACCGGCATCTCCGGGTTCATCGACGCGACCGGACGTCTGGTCACCACGAGCGACCTATTCGTGCCGGCCACCCGCGTCGCCACGCTCGTCCCCAGGATGGAGAAGACCTGGTACACGCGTTACGGTGACCTGTTCGCGTGGTTCTGCGCCGTGTTCGTGCTGGCGGTGTTGGCACGCGCGGCCCGCGAAGCTCGACGTGAGGCTTGTAGGGGCAAACCCTCGTGA
- the prfB gene encoding peptide chain release factor 2 (programmed frameshift) → MITLRGIFDHARLTSRLDELERLASTPDFWNDQRKAKTLTQEKARLQRELDQWGSAERLAEDVTAAIELSRGGDDSLLGELASQLDTLERSISQLEQEKLLSGEKDINSAFVTIHPGAGGTESQDWAQMLMRMYMRWAERAGYGVEMIDLQPGDEAGIKDATFMVKGEYAYGRLRAEAGVHRLVRISPFDANKRRHTSFASVFVYPEIEDDIDIVIDEKDLRIDTYRASSAGGQHVNKTSSAVRITHLPTGIVTQCQNERSQHQNKEVAMRVLRAELYEMEQRKKDEEVAKLAGEKKDIAWGSQIRSYVFQPYQMVKDHRTGKEVGNVSAVMDGEIDEFIEAYLMQQAAGAAAKR, encoded by the exons ATGATCACCCTGCGG GGTATCTTTGACCACGCTCGCCTGACATCCCGCCTCGACGAGCTCGAGCGCCTCGCCTCCACCCCGGATTTCTGGAACGACCAGCGTAAGGCCAAAACCCTCACGCAGGAAAAGGCCCGTCTGCAAAGAGAACTTGACCAGTGGGGCTCCGCAGAGCGCTTGGCCGAAGACGTGACCGCGGCGATCGAGCTGTCCCGCGGCGGAGACGACTCGTTGCTCGGGGAACTCGCCTCGCAACTCGACACCCTGGAACGTTCGATCTCCCAGCTCGAACAGGAAAAACTGCTCTCCGGAGAGAAGGACATCAACTCCGCGTTCGTGACGATTCACCCGGGCGCGGGCGGCACCGAGTCGCAAGACTGGGCCCAGATGCTGATGCGCATGTACATGCGCTGGGCCGAGCGCGCCGGCTACGGCGTGGAAATGATCGACCTGCAACCCGGCGACGAAGCCGGCATTAAAGACGCGACCTTCATGGTGAAGGGCGAGTACGCCTACGGCCGCCTGCGGGCCGAGGCCGGCGTGCACCGGTTGGTGCGCATCTCGCCGTTCGACGCGAACAAACGGCGGCATACGTCGTTTGCGTCCGTGTTCGTGTACCCCGAAATCGAGGACGACATCGACATCGTGATCGACGAAAAGGACCTGCGCATCGACACCTACCGTGCCTCCAGCGCCGGCGGGCAGCACGTGAACAAGACTTCGTCGGCCGTCCGAATCACGCACCTGCCCACTGGCATCGTCACCCAGTGCCAGAACGAACGCTCGCAGCACCAGAACAAGGAAGTCGCGATGCGCGTGCTGCGCGCCGAGTTGTACGAGATGGAGCAGCGCAAGAAGGACGAAGAAGTCGCCAAACTCGCCGGCGAAAAGAAAGACATCGCCTGGGGCAGCCAGATCCGCTCCTACGTGTTCCAGCCCTACCAAATGGTCAAAGACCACCGCACCGGCAAAGAAGTCGGCAACGTCTCCGCGGTGATGGACGGCGAAATCGACGAGTTCATCGAGGCGTACCT